The Augochlora pura isolate Apur16 chromosome 4, APUR_v2.2.1, whole genome shotgun sequence genome segment TCTCGGTTGAGCGTTAAGAAAAACAAACACGTCCCATTCATTGACTATTAATAGCATCCATAAATCAGCTTGTCAACATTACTCGCGTAACAATATACTTAGTGAACCATAGGGTCATAGGACTGATCATAAGAACGATGTTATTAAACATCATTTACGTTTCAGGAAGATAAAGTCTAacaaggagaaagaaagaaaggaaggatgaaataaagaaagaaagaaagaaagaaagagagaaggtgTTTGCAcgcgaaaaataaatgtatatctGATCGCAACAGAGAAATTGATCCAACTACGAAACTGCTTGCTTACCTTTTATGTAAACGGTAAAACGTACACGTATACTTGTGTATAGAAGTAAATGAAAACGATGTGGCAGCATTTTGGCAAACTGTTAAAGGTCCTTTACGAACGGATCGATCGGGCAGAAACTGTTTTTCTACAAATGAAAAACATTTCGGTGATGACCaatcaaattctatttctGAAAATGGCCGATTTATTATTGCTGCCCAAGCCCGAAATGACATGTCTTTACACATTGATGTTTTATAACGTGATCACTTACTGTGTAAGCTACATTAAGGAATTGATCGAGAAAGAAGATTGGTCGCCATACATCACTCTCACCGAAAgatcaaaaattaaacatttagcTATGTCTGCTACGAAAATAGTACTAGAATGGACCAAAGCGGTTACATTCGTCGTGACGTTAACGTTCATGCTCCTCGTGTTTGCTCTGGAACAGGGTCTTCATAATTATAGGTAAATAAGTGACGTGTGTAAGATGTTTAGTATTCATACATGGTACATTTGTATACAAGATGCTTCAGTTAACTTGGTCATCTCGGATAATGATAGACTTAACGGTagactttataaaaatttcaagacaCGGAATTTAAATCGCGTAAACGAGCACATTTGATAAgctgtatgtatgtatatctcTGTACGTGTATCCTTTTTTTGGGTCCGTTTATGTTTGTCCGTTTTAACTGGTATGACCGATTTTGTATACTATTAACCATCGACTGTTTATTgtgaaatttctaataaaaatgtgtcGATCTTTGTACATTCTACccataataaatagttaaccaagtaaaaaaaattagaaatgctGTTTgcatatttcaaatttcatattcCACTATTTATATCATATCAGGTTGCGTAGTTCGAGGTGATCGAATTAACTGAAACACTCTCTGTATAAACTGTATACAGTAGTGTACATATAATAcaagtatacatatactattcGAACGATTGTAACGAGATAAGGAGAAACCGGAAAAGGACACACCAATTCAGTACAGCCGTTCGACACCTATTCTTCTTGCAGGCCATCAACATTTTACACCATGATAACgtggatttattattcagCGACAGAAAAAATCTTCGCCGACATGTTTCCGtcgattttcaaattttttcgtGTCGAAGTTTTCGAGAACATGGAAGAACTTTATGCCCCGGTATTATTGAGGTCATTTACCATCGTCGCCTCTGTACTCCATATATTGTTTCTTCTACCGACAATATCCTGGAGATTTCTGATAGTTGCAAGTTACGCGAATATTTATCTACGATCAAAGGAGCTCTTACAAACATTTGCACCTCTACTACGACGTgaacatcaatttttaaattactacaGGAAAGCGACACCTGACGAAATTCTTCACTTCGATGATGTATGCGCTGTGTGTCTCTGTAATATGGTCAAAGCGAGAATAACGCCCTGTAACCATCTTTTTCACATTGGCTGTTTACGTCGGTGCCTCAAGATCAGCGACACCTGTCCTTTGTGCAAAAGAAAACTAAAACTCGAATATACATCGATAATCGATCACGTTCCTATCAGAGATTGACTGATCGCTATCAAGAATCGACTTGTccactgtattttatttccctGACACATTTCAAATTCAAAATCGCTCTCTTTTGTTAttagagaaatttattattagctaTATTTTTCGTactaaaagtaattaaacagACAGATTAATTATGGGTTCTTCAAGTAGGCAGGCTTTTATTCAGTACACGCACACAAAACACATGTTCTTTGCAGGTCACGATGCTTTATTTGTATTATCGATTCGATTTCATTAGGTTTCTCCTTCgtatttcattgtaatatcTGTATATACACCGTCGGGGCTCTCATAATTCCGTATCGGTGGAGTATTCACTGGTCCACTTGCTCTGTATGGTAGAAACGATTCATCAAACTAAAagcaaaatataattcatagaaaaatttcaatacaaCCATTTGTAAAATCATTTGACATCAACTTCTAAACACGATCAAATCCAATTTCCCTCAACAGTTTGATATTAGAATACTTAAGCGATGTTTACTTCTATTGCTTTCTCATAAAGATACTCGGATACAATTCTCAATTCTGCCAAAGCTCTTTCCTGAGAAATCATGACAGATTGTAAAACACACACATCCTTTAACCACTGGTCTTGTTTATATCTTGCCCATTCTTTTTCCAATAACAATCTTTTCTCTAATTCTTGAGGAGATGTTGTCGTCGATGTACGATACCGTTCCCTGTAACAAACATGTAACAACACATGATTATGCAAGCAATGAAAAGTAGGGAATAATGCATCATATACCATACTCTTTTTGCTCTGCCAAGTTAATCGATGATTCGATCTCAAAAATTGGTTTCATTTGTTTAGCACTTTTTTCTAAACGTCTAATTTGCTtctctaattttcttttcttcctctcttctctgGCTCTAACAATAGCAGGATCcagtttcctttttttttttatcggttGTCCtctacaaaatgaaattgatgcAGCCAGCAACACTTTatagaatcaattttctaaatagaGACCATTAGAGAGTACTTACAATAGTACATTAGTGACTTGAAAATGTAATGGATACAtgtacattgaaatattacgtGGATTAACGATCGACAACGAACGCAGAGATAGTCTGCAACAATAAGTCATTGTAATTACGATATTCAAAATATCTGATaactaattgaaaatattatttatgaatcatTATTAAGTATTACCTAGAAAGAGCATTTACCACCGGTAGGACactcatcatttttattaaactcttTCGATTACTCGTAATCTAAAAGACAATGACCGATATCCTCCTATTACTTGTACGTTGTATGTAACTTATGTTTactatttattcatataacCTTTATGTTTTCGACCGATAATCGTAAACATAAAGGCTTGCTTATGTTCAAtacatttaaacattaattacaagCGATGAACTTAACGAAACGTTTTAAATACACATTAATAACGAATAACGATGTAAGTTCGATTAACAATGACACTATTCCGTGGAATGacaaatacaatttctacAAGAGGACACTCCAGTATGCATGTACATGTGTGTACATTCGTATACGCATATGCATTACGTAAGGGAATcaggaaattttttaaaactgtaaaCTATTAAAATGTCATCTTCGAATTACGTAAAcctcaaaattaataaataatctcacGTTAGATTTTCTGACTTTAATGTTGAACTCACTTGTTTGAATTTCACGTTTGTGAAAGAAGATGGAGAAGGTgcaaatctctctctctctctctctctctctctggtcaCAGCTCGCTCCATTAGCAAGAATAAGAGTAGAAATTACTTTACTCTGATTAGCTAGAGCTTACTTTACATCTGATGTACTCTGCTGCTCGCTCATCGTTTCCTTTCATTGTTGCCTTAAACTTATGAAGGCAACGCTGTTCAGTTATGAATCGTCAGTCAGAATAAAGCAATTCTTTGACCATTTCATGAATCAAAAGCCACATTGACTACAAATGTGATTACTGTACGTATGTGCTCTAGTTGCATCCAACTTCTACACGTCCCTCCTGCATCCAAGAAAGCGTTTCCTTTCGCAGTGAAtcctgttttatattaaatcatcaGCCAATTAGAGCAAAgcaatttctgttttcatCTTCGATTGCTTAGCAAGCTGCGGATGCGATCCAGATTCGTGGTCGTGATATATTCTTGAACGAAGGAATTAGAAGAACGTGAAACGTGTAGTAGTTGTATTTTGTACTTTGCAAtagaattgattaaaatttacatatgtattttCACAATGCAGGGTAAAGTAGGTTCGCCGGAAAACATTAATTGTGGCATAAttagtacaataaataaagtacGTATTCGTGAGGACAGAATTTCTGTCAGTTTTCACCATCAGTAGAATGTATACTTTCATAACCTGCAATTAACCactattaattcgaaattttagaaaatttctacCTTTAATGTTTCTtagcaataaaatttgtaataaaacatAGACACAACACGGtcaaacaaagaaaaaaacaatgtGTACATTAAACTCGATTGAGTGTGATACGTGTGAAACGAATCAAACAATACAAAATGCGTGAGTGTCTGGTTTTCTCATTATTCATATGTCTCTCTATATGcgtgttattattgtttttcattttgtataggATAACTGGTACTAGTAACGATACTGTTTCTATATGTGCGACAAACGCTAAATTACTTTGCGCAAAGTGTGAATtcaaagaaatacaaattttatccAGGAGCAAATGTGGTTATTGCAAAGCATGTTTCGTATCTGTATTAATGCATAA includes the following:
- the Mrpl40 gene encoding mitochondrial ribosomal protein L40 isoform X2, with the translated sequence MMSVLPVVNALSRLSLRSLSIVNPRNISMYMYPLHFQVTNVLLGQPIKKKRKLDPAIVRAREERKKRKLEKQIRRLEKSAKQMKPIFEIESSINLAEQKEERYRTSTTTSPQELEKRLLLEKEWARYKQDQWLKDVCVLQSVMISQERALAELRIVSEYLYEKAIEFDESFLPYRASGPVNTPPIRNYESPDGVYTDITMKYEGET
- the Mrpl40 gene encoding mitochondrial ribosomal protein L40 isoform X1; the encoded protein is MERAVTRERERERERFAPSPSSFTNVKFKQITSNRKSLIKMMSVLPVVNALSRLSLRSLSIVNPRNISMYMYPLHFQVTNVLLGQPIKKKRKLDPAIVRAREERKKRKLEKQIRRLEKSAKQMKPIFEIESSINLAEQKEERYRTSTTTSPQELEKRLLLEKEWARYKQDQWLKDVCVLQSVMISQERALAELRIVSEYLYEKAIEFDESFLPYRASGPVNTPPIRNYESPDGVYTDITMKYEGET
- the LOC144469350 gene encoding uncharacterized protein LOC144469350; amino-acid sequence: MKTMWQHFGKLLKVLYERIDRAETVFLQMKNISVMTNQILFLKMADLLLLPKPEMTCLYTLMFYNVITYCVSYIKELIEKEDWSPYITLTERSKIKHLAMSATKIVLEWTKAVTFVVTLTFMLLVFALEQGLHNYRPSTFYTMITWIYYSATEKIFADMFPSIFKFFRVEVFENMEELYAPVLLRSFTIVASVLHILFLLPTISWRFLIVASYANIYLRSKELLQTFAPLLRREHQFLNYYRKATPDEILHFDDVCAVCLCNMVKARITPCNHLFHIGCLRRCLKISDTCPLCKRKLKLEYTSIIDHVPIRD